From Halarcobacter mediterraneus:
GAGTGATAATGAAATAGCAAATGCCATTCTTTTCTTACTAGAAAAACACAAACTTGTAGTAGAAGGAGCTGGTGCTGTACCAACAGCAGCTATAATGCATGAAAAAGTTGATATAGAAGATTCAAAGGTTTGTGCTTTAGTTTCTGGTGGAAACATTGACGTTACTATGATTTCTCAAATTATTGAAAAAGGTTTAGTTAAATCTTATAGAAAAATGAATTTAATTATAAAACTAATAGATAAACCTGGTTCTTTAACTCATCTAACAGAAATCTTTAAAGAGTGTTCTGCAAATATTGTACAAATAGATTATGATAGAGATTCAGTTAAACTAGAGTTCGGAGAAGCCCAAATAACAATCTCTTTAGAAACAAAAGGTGAAGAACACCAAAAAGAGATTGGGGAAAAATTGAAACAAAATGGTTACAGATTTAAACAAATTTAATTTAAAAATATCACATTTATTAAGATTTTAGTAAAGACTATATATAATCTGCTTTATATTTTAGTCATCAATGAAAAAAAGGAAGAAAATGGAAGGAAGACTGTTTACATTCTTAGGTACTATAGGTGGTCACGGACAAGAATGGATTATCTTATCTCACTTTATTTTAGTTGTGGGAGTTGTTTTTCTACTTGCAAGAACTGCTACTAGAAAAATGCAATTAGTTCCAACAGGTACACAAAATATTTTAGAAGCATATATCCAAGGTGTTGTTTCAATGGGTGCAGACACAATGGGAGAAGAGAATTCTAGAAGATATTTACCATTAATTGGTTCTTTAGGTTTAGTGATTTTTTTAAGTAATATGACTGGTATTATTCCAGGATTTGAATCACCAACTGCTAATATTAACTTTACTTTATCTTTAGCACTTATTGTTTTTATTTACTATAATTATTTAGGTATTAAGAAAAATGGTTTTGTAAATTACTTTAAACATTTTATGGGGCCTATGCCAGTTTTAGCACCATTAATGTTCCCTATTGAGATTATTTCTCATATTTCAAGAATTATTTCATTATCATTCAGACTTTTTGGTTCTATTAGAGGTGATGATATGTTCTTAATGGTATTATTAATGTTAGTTCCTTGGCTAGTTCCATTAGCTGGTTTCTTTATGTTATTTGCTTTTGGTTTCTTACAAGCATTTATTTTTATGATTTTAACTTATGTTTATATTGCAGGTTCAATCATGTTAGAACATGAAGATCATTAATCTTTTAGATTAATAGTCTTTTAAATTAATAATTTTATAAAATATTAAAAAGGGGAAGAGTTAAATTACTCTTCCCCTTTTTTAGTTAAAAAAAAGGTATAGAAGTGAGAGAAGATTTAATTAGTTATCTAATTACTCACCCCGAATATTATTCAAATGACCCTACTCTTTTTGAAAGAAATTTAAGAAAAGTTTTAGAAACAAAAAAAGTTAATATGGCTTGTTTTAGAGATAAAACTTCTTTAAACTATGAAGAATTAGCTACACTCTTTGTAAATATATGTAAAGAGTTTAATATAGAAAGAGTTTTACTAAATGAAAACTACCAACTAGCAAAAAAAATAAATGCTCATGGTGTTCATTTAACTTCAAAACAATTTAATGATATTCAAAAAGCTAAAGACTTAGACCTTTATACAATTATTTCATGTCATAACTTTACAGATATTGAAAACGCACAAAAAAAACATATTAATGCTGTTACATATTCTCCTATTTTTATAAGTCCTAACAAAGGTGAACCAAAAGGAATAGCTGAACTTAGAGAACTTGTTCGAGCATATGAAGACTTAGATATTATTGCTTTAGGGGGAATAATATCTAAAGAAAGTATCGAGTTAATTTCGAAAACAAAAGCATATGGATTTGCTTCTATTCGATATTTTGTTTAAACTTTTTTTAGTTTTATATTATTCTCATTTAAATAAATTATATATGAATAAACCTCATCACTAGATACAATACTTTTTATGGCTTCTTTATAAAAATTTACTTGTTCTATATGCTCTTGTAACTCATCTTTCGTTGTTTTATAATCAAAAATATAATACTTACCATCTTTTTCTACAAGTAGGTCTATTATTTTCAACTCATCTTTATAAAATAATGATTGTTCTTTACTAAAAGTTCCATTTTGAATCAAAGAAATAAACTCTTCATTAGAAACTAGCTTAGACACTCTAGTTTTTATCTTTTGGATATCTTCTTTATTTAGATAGATTGAAAATCTATTTTCCACTAAATTTATTGCTAAAAGTAAAGAGTTTTCATCAAACTCATTCATCATCTCCAAACAATAATGAGTTGCTATTCCAAAATATTTTGCATGTAAAGTATATGTTTCATTATTATCTTGGATATTTAAAGGTTTTTCTTGTTTACCAATTTGTTTTGGAATATAAACTACTTTTTTTGTTTTCTCATAATTTTTACTTTTATTTTCACTAGCAATTATTTCACCAGAAGAAAACTCTTTTAAAGAGAGTAAATCAAAGACAGATTTTTCTTTCTTCTTAAAAACAATCATATTTTTTCTTGCTCTTGTCAAAGCCACATATAAAATATTTAATTCATCTTCAAATTCTAAAGTTTTTTCTTTTTGTAAAGCCTCTTTATACTCTTGACTATAATTATCTAAACCACCTATTTTATAATAAATATTTTTCAAATTAACATCATCATATTCAAATAAGAGAGAGTTTCTATTAGGAACTTTTTGCTTAACCCTATCAAGTAGTAAAACTGTATGAAACTCTAAACCTTTTGACTTAAATATTGTTAGAATTTGAAGCCCTATCTTTTCTGAATTTTCTATAGAAGCATCTAAATTATCTACTTCATAAATAAAATCAACAATATTTTTATAAGAAGAAGCCAATTCAATAAACTTAATTATATTGTCATCCGTAATTTCTAAATAATCTGCAATTTTTAAAATTACTTCTTGTACACTTTTATATTTTAAATCCGTTTCATACTCAAAAGAACTTTTAGGCTCTTTTCCTATTATAGCATTCAAATTTTCTTTATAAATATCTTCTTTAAAGTATAAATACTTTATTGCATTTATAACAGCTTTTACATTTTCTTGATTAATTAATTTAGAAGTCATTTCTGTACTAATTTTCAAAGAAGGAAACATCCTTTTTAAGTATGAATAAATATTTAATACATCATCATTTGTATACGTTAAAATAGCTATATCGTTACTATTTACACCTTTTTGCATAAGTTCTGATATCTTTTTTGCTAAATTTACAAACTTATCATCATCTAATAATGCTTCATCTTCATATACTTCAACATAACCATCTTGATGTATTGCTAATTGATCATAATACTCATAAAAAGGTAAAGAGTTGAAAGATTTATTTACAAAGTTTACAACTTCTTCACAAGATCTATAATTAGTATTTAAAACTTCTACATTAATCATATCATTTGTTTTTAATACATAATCAAAAAGCTCTCTCTTCCCTCCCCTAAATCTATATATTGATTGCTTTGTATCACCAACATAAAAAAATGTTTTAAAATCAGTACTAGAAAGAATCTCTTCAATTAAAGGTTTTAATATTTTATACTGAAGCAAAGAAGTATCTTGAAAC
This genomic window contains:
- a CDS encoding F0F1 ATP synthase subunit A; this translates as MEGRLFTFLGTIGGHGQEWIILSHFILVVGVVFLLARTATRKMQLVPTGTQNILEAYIQGVVSMGADTMGEENSRRYLPLIGSLGLVIFLSNMTGIIPGFESPTANINFTLSLALIVFIYYNYLGIKKNGFVNYFKHFMGPMPVLAPLMFPIEIISHISRIISLSFRLFGSIRGDDMFLMVLLMLVPWLVPLAGFFMLFAFGFLQAFIFMILTYVYIAGSIMLEHEDH
- a CDS encoding thiamine phosphate synthase encodes the protein MREDLISYLITHPEYYSNDPTLFERNLRKVLETKKVNMACFRDKTSLNYEELATLFVNICKEFNIERVLLNENYQLAKKINAHGVHLTSKQFNDIQKAKDLDLYTIISCHNFTDIENAQKKHINAVTYSPIFISPNKGEPKGIAELRELVRAYEDLDIIALGGIISKESIELISKTKAYGFASIRYFV
- a CDS encoding RecB-like helicase; protein product: MKKYLALKASAGSGKTFALTVRYITLLLKGANPKEILTLTFTNKAANEMSERIYNTLLSLGEDKAYLSAIITQSGFSEEKIFEKKDYLIDLFSNATLSIFTIDKFINKILREFSGYAGVNDDFEIKEDDIEKISSKFLKSLDLENFDKLIDFSLFENKKYNSLFEIFKNIFEKGEDIETVNIDLSLIELQKKEALDEALKIKEFILSCEVASNSAKKAVDYENFEELISKKWLEKESAQDYSYFKKCSNDLLEKYFQKTKEEVGNYYKLRSAFSLSRLFELYKLFKAYKRRYNSSKNYLHFDDISNICYELLSSKIDKEFLYFRLDSNFSHILIDEFQDTSLLQYKILKPLIEEILSSTDFKTFFYVGDTKQSIYRFRGGKRELFDYVLKTNDMINVEVLNTNYRSCEEVVNFVNKSFNSLPFYEYYDQLAIHQDGYVEVYEDEALLDDDKFVNLAKKISELMQKGVNSNDIAILTYTNDDVLNIYSYLKRMFPSLKISTEMTSKLINQENVKAVINAIKYLYFKEDIYKENLNAIIGKEPKSSFEYETDLKYKSVQEVILKIADYLEITDDNIIKFIELASSYKNIVDFIYEVDNLDASIENSEKIGLQILTIFKSKGLEFHTVLLLDRVKQKVPNRNSLLFEYDDVNLKNIYYKIGGLDNYSQEYKEALQKEKTLEFEDELNILYVALTRARKNMIVFKKKEKSVFDLLSLKEFSSGEIIASENKSKNYEKTKKVVYIPKQIGKQEKPLNIQDNNETYTLHAKYFGIATHYCLEMMNEFDENSLLLAINLVENRFSIYLNKEDIQKIKTRVSKLVSNEEFISLIQNGTFSKEQSLFYKDELKIIDLLVEKDGKYYIFDYKTTKDELQEHIEQVNFYKEAIKSIVSSDEVYSYIIYLNENNIKLKKV